Proteins encoded by one window of Bacillus sp. SM2101:
- a CDS encoding Asp23/Gls24 family envelope stress response protein, giving the protein MITQFLSKGSLSITENVFAVITSICINDIEEIDGTVYDVKEQLYLFLNNGQRQKGILIKNEKNDIIIDIHVCVKYGVNIAQVCKKLQALVVTEIEALTGIRPTAINVLVDEIQVKNA; this is encoded by the coding sequence ATGATCACTCAATTTTTGTCAAAAGGCTCCCTTAGCATTACAGAAAATGTGTTTGCAGTGATTACCTCAATTTGTATCAATGATATTGAAGAAATTGATGGTACTGTTTATGATGTAAAAGAACAACTATATCTTTTTTTAAACAATGGTCAAAGACAAAAAGGAATTTTAATCAAAAATGAAAAAAATGACATTATCATTGATATTCATGTATGTGTGAAATATGGTGTAAATATAGCTCAAGTTTGTAAAAAGTTACAAGCATTAGTGGTTACGGAGATTGAAGCATTGACTGGAATTAGACCAACTGCTATTAACGTGCTGGTTGATGAAATTCAAGTTAAAAACGCATGA